One window of Burkholderia vietnamiensis LMG 10929 genomic DNA carries:
- a CDS encoding site-specific integrase, translated as MGTIQRRPNGRYTAKVRKSGFPAQSRTFLTRADAQRWIIETEAAMSRACFVDTTTARSLLLRDALHRYEQEVTPTKRGHESETIRLRALARDALASYSLANLTPPVIAQWRDRRLRTVSGSTVNRELNLLHHVLEVARKDWGIAMSANPVSDVRRPRSNPGRERRLSIPEQAMLLYECRQSRSWWLAPIVELAIHTGMRQGEVRSLLWENIDLDRQVAVLPAAATKTLTLRGVPLNSRSVAVLSSLPGARSGPVFPGVTRDAVKLAFKRARTRAGLSDFRFHDTRHEATSRLFELGLNPVEVAAVTGHKTQAMLARYTHLQASELVKKLG; from the coding sequence ATGGGCACCATCCAACGCCGCCCCAACGGCAGGTACACCGCCAAAGTGCGCAAGTCCGGGTTCCCGGCACAATCGAGAACCTTCCTCACCCGAGCCGACGCTCAACGCTGGATCATTGAGACGGAAGCGGCCATGTCTCGGGCCTGCTTCGTAGACACCACGACGGCACGCTCACTCTTGCTCAGAGACGCCCTGCATCGGTACGAGCAAGAGGTCACACCGACCAAGCGGGGCCACGAATCCGAAACCATTCGACTGCGGGCGTTAGCGCGTGACGCACTGGCATCGTATTCGCTCGCCAATCTGACACCACCTGTTATCGCCCAATGGCGAGATCGGCGACTCCGCACTGTATCTGGCTCGACCGTGAACCGGGAGTTGAACTTGCTGCATCATGTGCTTGAGGTAGCACGCAAGGACTGGGGCATAGCAATGTCTGCTAACCCAGTGTCCGATGTGCGCCGCCCTCGCTCGAATCCCGGCAGGGAGCGCCGATTGTCCATCCCGGAACAAGCCATGCTGCTGTACGAATGCCGACAATCTCGCTCATGGTGGCTGGCCCCCATTGTCGAGTTGGCGATACATACCGGCATGAGGCAGGGCGAGGTGCGATCACTGCTGTGGGAAAACATCGACCTAGATCGGCAGGTCGCAGTCCTCCCAGCCGCTGCAACGAAAACGCTCACCCTTCGAGGCGTGCCACTGAACAGCCGCAGTGTGGCCGTTCTCTCGTCGCTTCCCGGTGCTCGGAGCGGGCCAGTATTCCCCGGCGTAACACGGGACGCTGTGAAGCTGGCCTTCAAACGAGCGCGAACTCGGGCAGGGCTCTCGGACTTCCGCTTCCACGACACACGCCATGAGGCTACGTCCCGGCTGTTCGAGCTGGGCCTGAATCCCGTCGAGGTTGCAGCCGTCACCGGGCACAAGACGCAGGCCATGCTTGCCCGGTACACACATCTACAGGCGTCCGAGCTTGTCAAGAAGTTAGGGTAG
- a CDS encoding site-specific integrase gives MASISVRGTKWQVKIRRKGQPQLSATFASEAAARRWIAENERIDSGPTVGDLFRKYIQYPMPDRKSSDWDRRTLQRMLHKEKKLCAVPAAQLSKAHLAEWRDRRITEVLGSTVGRELDAISAAYRMAIAEWDMGIAANPVLGFRRPKLPLPREVRLMAGDDERLIGAAIDFNREIAPAIILAIETAMRQGEIAKLRWENIDLEARTAFLPETKNGTTRKVPLSTRAAEALTWCPPPHKGRVFKLTQSAMKYAFSRVREQCGLGNLHFHDLRHEAASRLFEKGLNVMEVATITGHKNLKHLQRYTHLRAEDLAKKLG, from the coding sequence ATGGCCTCAATCAGCGTGCGTGGGACAAAATGGCAGGTCAAGATTCGTCGCAAGGGGCAGCCGCAACTGTCCGCGACCTTCGCCAGCGAGGCAGCAGCAAGACGCTGGATAGCAGAGAACGAGCGCATCGACAGCGGCCCCACCGTGGGTGACCTGTTCAGAAAGTACATCCAGTATCCGATGCCGGACAGGAAGTCGAGCGACTGGGATCGGCGCACGCTTCAACGGATGCTGCACAAGGAGAAGAAGCTCTGCGCTGTCCCAGCCGCCCAGCTCAGTAAGGCCCATCTCGCAGAGTGGCGCGACCGGAGGATTACGGAAGTCCTCGGTAGCACCGTAGGACGCGAACTGGATGCAATCTCCGCCGCCTACCGTATGGCGATTGCCGAGTGGGACATGGGAATAGCGGCCAATCCCGTGCTTGGCTTCCGCCGCCCCAAGCTGCCGCTCCCCCGTGAGGTGCGCCTTATGGCGGGTGACGACGAGCGATTAATCGGGGCAGCCATAGACTTCAACAGGGAGATCGCCCCGGCCATTATCCTCGCCATCGAGACAGCCATGAGGCAAGGTGAAATCGCGAAGCTCCGATGGGAGAACATCGACCTAGAAGCGCGTACGGCCTTCCTTCCTGAGACAAAGAACGGGACAACCCGGAAGGTGCCGCTATCCACGCGGGCGGCTGAGGCTCTGACGTGGTGCCCGCCACCCCATAAGGGCCGCGTGTTCAAGCTCACCCAGTCCGCCATGAAGTACGCGTTCAGCCGGGTACGGGAACAATGCGGGCTTGGGAACCTGCACTTCCACGACCTTCGGCACGAAGCGGCCAGCCGACTATTCGAGAAGGGGCTCAACGTGATGGAAGTCGCGACAATCACCGGGCACAAGAACCTGAAGCATCTTCAGCGGTACACGCACTTACGCGCTGAGGACTTGGCGAAGAAACTGGGCTGA
- a CDS encoding hemagglutinin repeat-containing protein, translating into MNKKRYRVVFNRARGAMMVVQENGTSPHAAGNSQGVSTPSGLHGGRIVWQPIAMAAALLFGVPLPSMAQIVPTPGTPTHVIQTQNGLPQVNIAAPSGAGVSVNTYNQFDVQKNGAILNNSPTLVNTQQAGYINGNPNFGPNQSARIIVNQVNSNAPSQLRGYVEVGGNRAEVILSNSAGILVDGGGFINTSRATLTTGTPYYGADGSLSGFNVSRGLIAVSGGGLNTSNVDQVDLIARAVQANAAIYAKNLNVIAGANQVNHDTLAATPIAGDGTAPAIAIDVARLGGMYANRVFLVSNEFGVGVSNAGTIAAQAGDLTLQSNGQLVLAGKTTASGNLAATANSIQNTGTTYTQQSANVSAVGTLSNSGTLAAQQNTTVTAGSINSTGTLGAGVNNDGSVGKSGDLNLSSSGQLTATGQNVAGGNASISGGAINLAGSQTAANGNLSLNANAGDVNLSNATTSAQGALNANAAGALINDHGTLSSQGNATLTAGSISNQGGKVSAQGPLNVQSNGAIANQGGTLVSENAMQVRGGAIANNQGTIQSAAGMNISGNSLDNSAGRVTSLNGDGLSIATTGQLVNAAGATAAGAQGGVIGGNGSVNVQAGTVANHGAITAQTDLQVGAQSVDNGSGAMSAGRNATINAGAQLTNGSGSIAAGQSATVNAASLRNDAGSVQAAQLSLGATNLSNHGGSITQTGTGAMNIAVSNTLDNSSSGVIQTNSTDLNLTPATLINDHGKITHAGSGTLSIATGAMSNQGGTIATNGALSLKAAAVSNSAGTLAAQRQAALDVQSLDNPAGSYVGADSITLKAQGAVDNRAGTLEANNGVSVAADSLANDGGSLKNVGASTLSVTTTNALTNTAGGTIGGNGDVSVSAGSVDNSNGSLLAAQSLSVQSNGQIANAAGLVQANGNLSLRAQGAVINSSGQIEANGATSTLAVSGSSVDNSDGRIANIGSGATTIDGGASITNTDASGKAGAGTIGGNGDVTLTAQTLTNAQGGQTLSGHDLTLKVSNNVNNAGGVLSAANNLTLNGANAALSNQGGSVRANGALSLNTASIDNTSGKIGNDAGSGGSVSIQTGTLANQNGAIGSDQDLTLSTGTLSGDGSIIAGRNGSITLGSDYTQTATNRLHANGNVNFTTSGKLTNQGVLDANGALTVNAANVDNQSGADLNSATTTVNANGGTIDNAGRIEGDTVVTNSATLNNTGTVIGANVTSNANTITNTGAAAVFAAANQLNLYATSQLSNTGGANLFSVGDINIAANGQRDANGLLANRTQSVLNDQSTIEAQGNVELAAGTFTNSRPAPTVTTVTTGTTTSHQTKRQKYIVCATMNADPNGGCSQAMWVNGYKTALTSSYSPAQVVSETSGPNATDKVLVVNVNGKQQTIYYNTLTTNADGSVTVNYWDAYDPHVNYVPDTEYKTRSDGHNGYQRVEIWRDTTSTTQQDTVTSQAQQAQLVAGGSITMANVGTINNDYSAITAGKSIQIGSTQQNGSVGSGSYGGTIVNNVGRTLYQYQTDNIVSMYAWNEDTTQDRGTIVEPTVVHTPVAIGGTGGTIIANQSVSITGQSVNNQNVAAQNSATGATGGTLGNNSANQGVSGSTLNKVGMANGSTTVPALQSVASATGALSITLPTSGMYSIHSAPGQPYLIITDPRLTSYTNFISSDYMLGQLNLNPASIEKRLGDGMYEQQMVRNQITQLTGRTFLPGYASAEDEYRALMTNGANYAKSFGLVPGMALTAAQMDALTSDIVWLVDQTVTLPDGSTTHVLAPVVYMSQTHANDLQPTGALIAADDVEIHTVGSTTNSGVIKGGTKTVLTATDILNRGGTISSSSTNGTTVVAASNDVVNSSGMITGNRIAVIAGRDIVNTTLVDTNGVSAASGDSKVNTGLLGQQGTIASTGDMIVSAGRDLTMHGANLSAGGDALVTAARNINVDTVQANTSQSVTKNANHHWEENSTTNETSAISANGNLGIQSGNDATFKGADVTAGKDLSVIAGGNLAATTVTDTARYNNVATDDKTRKEVDRTYDERAIGTTFSSGGNATLAAVSTDANKGNVTLTGSSLTAGVTNGKDNGTGAASIAATGNAIVNEGREEHDSFVQTQAKRGSFVSGSTTDTMQNTHANVGVASTVSGDTVSIRSGKDLTVQGSNVVGTSDVRLAAAGNVNITTSQDTQTSESYYSKREYGFLSGLNPLNQLDGGLQGYTIGVRKTTDAQQATQVTNNGSMIGSLNGNLNISAGKDLHVTGSTIHAGNDINLGATKVTIDEARNTATQNEQQSFSQTAISAGISNPVIAAVQTANQMRKDVKQTKGDARLNALAAATTGLAAKNAYDAVVSDPTSVGGVGINVSLGTSHSNSSSSASSNTAVGSTVSAGHNLNIAAAGAGADSDINVTGSTLSAGHNATLNAQGDINLQAAQSTDSQQSKNSGSSASIGVTFGVGKSNGISFQVGVSGTKGHGDGSDTTWTNTNVAAGNKLTLESGGDTNLTGAVASGKQVIADVGGDLNIKSLQDTSHYDSKQASGGVSVSVCVPPICYGASSVAGNISQQKMNSDYAAVGEQSGIKAGDGGFDINVSGNTDLKGGVIASSDKAVRDGANSLTTGTLTSSDIQNHASYDASSMGISGSYGGGTGKNQKGTADNVNPVPGTTLPKTNGGSAPGLQVAPPIAMSASGDASSATRSGMSGGALTITDSAKQQQLTGQTAAEAVASINRDTSNTGGALAPIFDKDKIRAGFDITSQFVNQAGTFVTNRAKEADAAKAAANDPNLTPEQRAAAQQRADQLTAEWGPSGTYRQVLTALTVAAGSNVTGGMGQLAQNATIAYVQQLGANQIKQIADSLGNEEARAALHAIVGCAGAAASGQACGVGAMGAAASSVIGSLMAPTTNMSAEEREARDNLVSSLVAGVAAISGQDIATAAGAAKIEVENNQVALPQMAPPPTWLSGFKLPGFTGQSRDKGDNAIIDNSTDLDSSAKAGPLISPLGAQRTVEAIITALTPDWLQQMMNDPLTMAGYKPNQGGVGNMGAFLGTPGFGSDLDDASQKTRLTPIDGQSVYKATSDVGAISKGDYFYLDGLHKDHLEVFDSRGKFRAVVNMDGTVNQSKTDAGQGRRINVK; encoded by the coding sequence ATGAACAAGAAACGCTATCGGGTTGTATTCAATCGCGCGCGCGGCGCGATGATGGTCGTTCAGGAAAACGGTACTTCGCCGCATGCAGCCGGGAATTCTCAGGGCGTGAGCACGCCATCGGGCTTGCACGGAGGGCGTATTGTTTGGCAACCGATCGCGATGGCCGCCGCGCTGCTGTTCGGTGTGCCGCTGCCGAGCATGGCGCAGATCGTACCGACGCCGGGTACGCCAACGCACGTGATCCAGACGCAGAACGGTCTGCCGCAAGTGAATATTGCCGCACCGTCTGGCGCTGGCGTGTCCGTGAATACGTACAATCAGTTCGATGTACAGAAAAACGGTGCAATTCTCAATAATTCGCCCACGTTGGTGAACACGCAGCAAGCTGGCTACATTAACGGCAACCCGAACTTCGGCCCTAACCAGTCCGCGCGAATTATCGTCAACCAAGTCAACAGCAATGCGCCTTCTCAGCTTCGTGGTTATGTTGAGGTAGGAGGAAATCGCGCCGAAGTAATACTGTCAAATAGCGCTGGTATTCTGGTTGATGGTGGTGGGTTTATCAATACATCACGCGCGACACTGACGACTGGTACGCCGTATTACGGTGCTGACGGATCACTTTCTGGATTTAATGTATCGCGCGGCCTGATTGCAGTGAGCGGAGGAGGTCTGAATACATCGAACGTCGATCAAGTCGATCTGATTGCCCGCGCCGTACAGGCGAACGCAGCCATTTATGCCAAGAATCTGAACGTAATCGCCGGGGCGAACCAGGTTAATCACGACACACTTGCGGCAACGCCGATTGCCGGTGACGGTACCGCGCCTGCCATTGCGATCGACGTAGCCCGATTAGGCGGCATGTACGCCAATCGCGTCTTTCTCGTAAGCAACGAGTTCGGGGTAGGTGTTTCGAATGCTGGAACAATTGCAGCGCAAGCAGGCGACCTGACGCTGCAATCGAACGGCCAGCTTGTACTCGCAGGCAAGACGACTGCGAGCGGGAATCTTGCCGCAACCGCGAACAGCATTCAAAACACCGGCACGACGTATACGCAACAGAGCGCAAACGTTTCAGCAGTTGGTACGTTGTCGAACAGCGGCACGCTGGCCGCGCAGCAAAATACCACGGTCACCGCAGGCAGCATCAATTCCACCGGGACGCTCGGCGCAGGTGTGAATAACGACGGTTCTGTCGGGAAAAGCGGTGACCTGAATCTTTCGAGCAGCGGCCAACTGACGGCAACCGGTCAGAACGTTGCAGGTGGTAACGCGTCGATTTCTGGTGGCGCAATCAATCTCGCAGGTAGCCAGACGGCTGCGAACGGCAATCTGTCGCTGAACGCGAACGCCGGGGACGTGAACCTTTCTAATGCGACGACGAGTGCGCAGGGCGCTCTCAATGCGAACGCAGCGGGTGCGTTGATCAACGATCACGGCACGCTGTCGAGCCAAGGCAACGCAACGTTGACCGCAGGCAGCATTTCGAATCAAGGCGGCAAGGTATCGGCGCAAGGTCCGCTGAACGTGCAGTCGAACGGCGCAATCGCGAATCAGGGTGGCACGCTGGTTTCCGAAAATGCGATGCAGGTGCGCGGCGGTGCGATCGCGAACAACCAAGGCACGATCCAGAGCGCGGCCGGAATGAATATTTCGGGAAACTCGTTGGACAATTCGGCCGGTCGCGTTACATCGTTGAACGGTGACGGTTTGTCGATCGCGACGACCGGGCAATTGGTCAATGCCGCAGGAGCGACCGCAGCGGGTGCGCAGGGCGGTGTGATCGGTGGAAATGGCAGCGTCAATGTGCAAGCCGGAACCGTTGCTAACCACGGTGCGATTACCGCGCAGACGGACCTGCAAGTCGGTGCGCAGTCTGTCGATAACGGCAGCGGTGCGATGTCCGCCGGTCGAAATGCGACGATCAATGCCGGTGCGCAGTTGACGAATGGGTCGGGTAGCATCGCGGCCGGACAATCCGCGACGGTGAATGCCGCGTCGCTGAGAAATGATGCGGGTTCGGTGCAGGCAGCACAGTTGTCGCTCGGGGCGACGAATTTGTCGAACCACGGCGGCTCGATTACACAAACCGGGACCGGCGCAATGAATATTGCCGTCTCGAACACGCTCGATAATTCGAGCAGCGGCGTTATTCAGACCAACAGCACGGACCTGAACCTGACGCCCGCGACGCTGATCAACGACCACGGAAAAATTACTCACGCAGGCAGCGGTACGTTGTCGATCGCGACCGGTGCGATGTCGAATCAGGGCGGTACGATCGCGACAAATGGCGCGTTGAGCCTGAAGGCGGCTGCTGTTTCGAACAGCGCCGGGACGCTGGCCGCGCAGCGACAGGCGGCGCTCGACGTGCAGTCGCTTGATAACCCTGCGGGCAGCTACGTCGGTGCGGACAGCATTACGCTGAAGGCTCAAGGCGCTGTCGATAACCGTGCGGGCACGCTCGAAGCGAACAATGGCGTTTCTGTAGCGGCCGATAGTCTCGCGAATGATGGAGGCTCACTTAAAAACGTGGGCGCGAGCACGTTGTCCGTCACGACGACAAACGCGCTGACGAATACAGCGGGCGGCACCATTGGCGGCAACGGGGACGTCTCGGTGTCGGCAGGCAGCGTCGATAATTCGAATGGATCGCTGTTGGCGGCGCAATCGCTGTCCGTGCAGTCGAACGGTCAAATTGCGAATGCCGCTGGTCTTGTTCAGGCGAACGGGAATCTGTCGCTGCGCGCGCAAGGTGCCGTGATTAATAGCTCCGGCCAAATTGAAGCGAACGGCGCAACATCCACGCTCGCCGTCTCGGGTTCCAGCGTTGACAACAGCGACGGACGTATCGCGAATATCGGCAGCGGTGCAACGACGATCGATGGCGGCGCGTCGATCACGAACACCGACGCGTCAGGTAAGGCGGGTGCGGGTACGATTGGCGGAAACGGCGATGTCACGCTGACCGCGCAAACGCTCACGAATGCGCAAGGCGGTCAGACGCTTTCGGGGCATGACCTGACGCTTAAAGTAAGTAACAACGTAAACAACGCCGGTGGCGTGCTGTCGGCGGCAAATAATCTGACGTTGAACGGTGCGAATGCAGCCCTTTCGAATCAGGGCGGCTCCGTTCGTGCAAACGGCGCGCTGTCGTTGAACACCGCATCGATCGACAATACTTCGGGCAAAATTGGTAATGACGCAGGCAGCGGCGGCAGCGTATCGATTCAGACGGGCACCCTTGCGAACCAGAATGGCGCGATCGGTAGCGATCAGGACCTGACGCTGAGCACCGGCACGCTGTCCGGCGACGGTTCGATTATCGCCGGTCGCAACGGCTCGATCACGCTCGGGAGCGATTACACGCAGACGGCCACGAACAGACTGCATGCGAACGGCAACGTGAATTTCACCACGTCGGGCAAGCTGACGAACCAAGGCGTGCTGGATGCCAATGGCGCGCTCACGGTGAACGCGGCGAACGTCGACAACCAGAGCGGCGCGGATTTGAATTCCGCGACGACGACGGTCAACGCAAATGGCGGCACGATCGACAACGCAGGCCGGATCGAAGGCGATACCGTCGTGACCAACAGCGCGACGTTGAACAACACGGGCACCGTGATCGGTGCCAACGTCACTTCGAACGCCAACACGATTACGAACACCGGGGCCGCTGCTGTCTTCGCCGCAGCTAACCAATTGAACCTGTACGCAACGAGTCAGTTGTCGAATACGGGCGGCGCGAACCTGTTTAGCGTCGGCGATATCAATATCGCGGCGAACGGTCAGCGCGACGCAAACGGCTTGCTTGCGAACCGCACGCAGAGTGTACTGAACGATCAATCCACGATCGAAGCACAGGGGAATGTCGAACTTGCGGCCGGCACGTTCACCAATTCGCGCCCTGCGCCGACGGTCACGACTGTAACGACCGGGACGACCACCTCGCACCAAACCAAGCGGCAGAAATACATCGTGTGCGCGACGATGAACGCGGACCCGAACGGCGGCTGTTCGCAAGCGATGTGGGTGAACGGTTATAAAACGGCACTCACTTCAAGCTATAGCCCTGCGCAGGTTGTATCGGAAACGTCCGGACCGAACGCGACCGACAAGGTGCTGGTCGTGAACGTGAACGGCAAGCAGCAGACGATTTACTACAACACACTGACGACCAACGCAGACGGGTCGGTTACGGTCAACTATTGGGACGCATACGACCCGCACGTCAACTACGTCCCGGATACGGAATACAAGACGCGCAGCGACGGTCACAACGGCTATCAGCGTGTCGAAATCTGGCGCGATACCACGTCCACGACGCAGCAAGACACGGTAACGAGCCAGGCGCAACAAGCGCAGCTCGTCGCGGGCGGCAGTATCACGATGGCGAACGTCGGCACGATCAATAACGACTACAGCGCGATCACGGCCGGCAAGTCGATTCAAATCGGCAGCACGCAACAGAACGGCTCTGTGGGTAGCGGCAGTTATGGCGGCACGATCGTGAACAACGTCGGTCGGACGCTGTATCAATATCAGACCGACAACATCGTGTCGATGTACGCATGGAACGAAGACACGACACAGGATCGCGGCACGATCGTTGAACCGACCGTTGTCCATACGCCGGTCGCGATTGGCGGCACCGGCGGCACGATCATCGCGAATCAGTCGGTGTCGATCACTGGTCAGAGCGTCAATAACCAGAACGTCGCCGCGCAGAATTCGGCGACCGGTGCGACCGGTGGCACGCTCGGCAACAATTCGGCCAATCAGGGCGTGTCCGGTAGCACGCTGAACAAGGTCGGCATGGCTAACGGATCGACAACGGTCCCGGCCCTGCAATCCGTTGCAAGTGCAACCGGCGCCTTGTCGATTACGTTGCCGACCAGCGGCATGTACTCGATTCATTCTGCACCGGGGCAACCGTATTTGATCATCACCGATCCGCGGTTGACGAGTTATACGAATTTCATTTCGAGCGACTACATGCTCGGCCAGTTGAACCTGAACCCCGCGAGCATCGAGAAGCGTTTGGGCGACGGGATGTATGAACAGCAGATGGTGCGCAACCAGATTACGCAGTTGACGGGCCGCACTTTCTTGCCGGGTTATGCGAGCGCCGAAGACGAGTATCGGGCGCTGATGACGAACGGCGCGAACTACGCGAAGTCGTTCGGTCTGGTACCCGGTATGGCGCTGACGGCCGCGCAAATGGATGCGTTGACGAGCGATATCGTGTGGCTGGTTGACCAGACCGTGACTCTGCCCGATGGCAGCACGACGCACGTGCTGGCCCCGGTTGTCTATATGTCGCAAACGCACGCGAATGACCTGCAACCGACCGGTGCCTTGATCGCGGCCGATGACGTTGAAATCCATACGGTCGGCAGCACGACCAATTCGGGCGTCATCAAGGGCGGCACGAAAACCGTGCTCACCGCAACCGATATCCTGAATCGCGGCGGCACTATTTCGAGCAGCAGCACGAACGGCACGACAGTCGTAGCGGCCAGCAATGACGTTGTGAATTCGTCGGGGATGATTACCGGTAATCGCATCGCCGTCATTGCTGGCCGCGATATCGTTAATACCACGCTGGTGGACACGAATGGCGTCTCTGCTGCTTCTGGCGATAGTAAGGTCAATACGGGCCTTTTGGGGCAGCAGGGCACTATCGCTTCAACCGGCGACATGATCGTCAGTGCCGGTCGCGACCTGACGATGCATGGCGCGAATCTGTCGGCGGGCGGTGACGCACTCGTAACAGCGGCACGCAATATCAACGTCGATACGGTTCAGGCGAACACTTCGCAATCCGTGACGAAGAATGCGAATCACCATTGGGAAGAAAACAGCACGACCAACGAGACGAGTGCAATTTCCGCGAATGGCAATCTTGGGATTCAAAGCGGCAACGATGCGACATTCAAGGGCGCAGACGTAACGGCCGGAAAAGACCTGAGCGTTATTGCTGGCGGCAATCTCGCGGCAACGACCGTGACCGACACCGCACGCTACAACAACGTCGCGACCGACGACAAGACGCGTAAGGAAGTCGATCGCACTTACGATGAGCGTGCGATCGGCACGACTTTCTCGTCCGGAGGGAATGCCACACTCGCAGCAGTGAGCACCGACGCGAACAAGGGCAATGTGACGTTGACCGGCTCGTCGTTGACGGCAGGGGTCACGAACGGAAAGGATAACGGCACGGGCGCGGCCAGCATCGCGGCGACAGGCAATGCCATCGTTAACGAAGGTCGCGAAGAGCACGATAGTTTCGTTCAGACGCAAGCCAAACGCGGCAGCTTCGTTTCCGGTTCCACCACGGACACGATGCAGAACACGCACGCGAATGTCGGCGTCGCGAGCACCGTGTCGGGCGATACTGTTTCGATCCGTTCGGGCAAGGATTTGACAGTACAAGGAAGTAATGTCGTTGGTACAAGCGACGTGAGGCTTGCTGCTGCAGGCAATGTGAATATCACCACGTCGCAGGATACGCAAACCTCCGAAAGCTATTATTCGAAGCGTGAATATGGTTTCCTGTCGGGCCTGAATCCATTGAATCAGCTTGACGGCGGATTGCAGGGTTATACGATCGGCGTGCGCAAAACCACGGATGCGCAGCAGGCAACACAGGTCACGAACAACGGCAGCATGATCGGTTCGCTGAATGGCAACCTGAACATCAGTGCGGGCAAGGATCTGCATGTCACCGGCAGCACCATACACGCCGGAAACGACATTAATCTCGGAGCCACGAAAGTAACGATTGATGAGGCGCGAAACACCGCTACACAGAACGAGCAGCAGTCGTTCAGTCAGACGGCAATTTCTGCGGGCATAAGCAATCCCGTTATCGCGGCAGTGCAGACGGCAAACCAAATGCGCAAGGACGTTAAGCAGACCAAGGGCGATGCGCGGCTCAATGCGCTCGCTGCTGCAACGACCGGACTTGCGGCGAAGAATGCTTACGATGCAGTCGTGAGTGATCCGACGAGTGTGGGAGGTGTCGGCATTAATGTGTCGCTTGGCACAAGCCACAGCAATAGCAGTTCATCGGCCTCGTCCAATACGGCAGTCGGCAGCACGGTATCAGCTGGCCATAATCTGAACATCGCTGCAGCCGGTGCAGGGGCCGATAGCGATATCAATGTGACCGGCAGCACTCTCAGCGCAGGTCACAATGCGACGTTGAACGCGCAGGGCGATATCAATCTGCAAGCTGCACAAAGTACGGACAGCCAACAGAGCAAGAACAGCGGATCGAGCGCCAGTATCGGCGTGACGTTCGGTGTCGGTAAATCGAACGGCATTTCGTTTCAGGTTGGCGTCTCAGGTACGAAAGGGCATGGCGACGGCAGCGATACGACTTGGACCAACACAAACGTTGCAGCGGGCAACAAACTCACATTGGAATCAGGCGGCGATACGAACCTGACCGGCGCTGTCGCGAGCGGTAAACAGGTAATCGCTGACGTTGGTGGTGATCTGAATATCAAGAGCCTGCAAGACACGAGCCATTACGATTCGAAGCAGGCGAGCGGCGGTGTGTCTGTCAGCGTTTGCGTGCCGCCGATCTGTTACGGCGCATCGAGCGTGGCCGGGAATATCAGCCAGCAGAAGATGAACAGCGATTACGCGGCGGTCGGCGAACAGTCTGGTATCAAAGCTGGCGACGGCGGATTTGATATCAACGTGAGCGGCAATACCGATCTGAAGGGTGGAGTCATCGCTAGTAGCGATAAAGCTGTTCGGGACGGGGCGAACAGCCTCACAACCGGTACGCTCACGTCGAGCGATATCCAGAATCACGCTTCGTACGATGCTTCTTCGATGGGCATTTCGGGCAGCTATGGCGGCGGTACAGGGAAAAATCAGAAAGGCACCGCTGACAACGTAAACCCGGTTCCGGGTACGACGCTGCCGAAGACCAACGGCGGTAGTGCACCGGGTTTGCAGGTTGCACCGCCGATCGCGATGAGTGCGTCCGGCGATGCTAGTTCGGCAACCCGCAGCGGTATGAGCGGCGGCGCACTGACGATTACTGACAGTGCGAAGCAGCAGCAGTTGACGGGCCAAACTGCAGCCGAAGCCGTCGCGAGCATCAACCGCGATACGTCCAACACTGGTGGCGCGCTCGCACCGATTTTCGATAAGGACAAGATTCGGGCCGGTTTCGACATCACGAGTCAGTTTGTGAATCAGGCTGGCACTTTCGTGACCAACCGCGCGAAGGAAGCGGATGCAGCAAAAGCGGCTGCAAACGATCCGAATCTCACGCCGGAACAACGAGCAGCGGCCCAACAACGCGCCGATCAGTTAACAGCCGAGTGGGGGCCGAGCGGCACGTATCGTCAGGTGCTGACCGCGCTCACGGTCGCGGCCGGTAGCAACGTAACGGGCGGCATGGGCCAACTCGCGCAAAATGCGACGATCGCATACGTGCAACAGCTTGGTGCGAATCAGATCAAGCAAATCGCCGACAGCCTCGGCAATGAAGAGGCGCGCGCAGCACTTCATGCGATCGTGGGGTGTGCTGGCGCAGCGGCGAGCGGTCAAGCGTGTGGCGTTGGCGCAATGGGAGCCGCCGCAAGCTCCGTGATCGGGAGCTTGATGGCTCCAACGACAAATATGTCTGCAGAGGAGCGAGAAGCCCGCGACAATCTCGTGTCGAGCTTGGTTGCTGGCGTCGCCGCGATATCGGGTCAGGATATCGCGACGGCAGCAGGTGCAGCTAAGATCGAAGTCGAGAATAACCAGGTAGCGCTGCCACAGATGGCGCCGCCGCCCACTTGGCTGTCAGGATTCAAGCTGCCGGGTTTTACGGGACAAAGTCGGGACAAGGGTGACAATGCCATTATCGACAATTCGACCGACCTTGATTCGAGTGCGAAAGCGGGACCGCTGATCAGTCCGCTTGGTGCACAAAGAACGGTTGAGGCCATTATCACGGCACTCACGCCTGACTGGCTTCAGCAGATGATGAATGATCCGCTCACGATGGCGGGTTACAAGCCGAATCAGGGTGGCGTCGGTAACATGGGCGCGTTTTTGGGGACACCGGGGTTTGGGTCTGATTTGGACGATGCGTCGCAAAAGACGAGATTGACACCGATCGACGGTCAGAGCGTTTACAAGGCAACCAGTGACGTAGGCGCCATCAGCAAGGGCGACTACTTCTATCTCGACGGATTGCACAAGGATCACCTCGAAGTGTTTGATAGTCGAGGAAAGTTCAGGGCCGTTGTGAACATGGACGGTACCGTGAACCAGTCCAAAACGGACGCAGGGCAGGGGCGCAGGATTAACGTTAAGTGA